Proteins from one Lachnospiraceae bacterium KGMB03038 genomic window:
- a CDS encoding leucine-rich repeat protein, with product MMRGRKWRGCLGIFVLTAALWCLAVPVMAGPDTEEAVDVEPGSTTEMEPDQTYQISSPAETMTSYIFKFTPQEDGGYYLEYDGEINGYELGLEYYVTDGEENLLAGGNGSGYYMLKAGETYVFDMDAIPNYRGAAAAGQLTMTKEYDWNECVYVDGNQIATELAQNFKILYLPDGVRGMKDNSYVYGIYTLILPDSIQDPVDHMDFWTASYRYETAGTSGRYLAEDGVLYDQKDRILRYVPPVREGSYTVKDGTKEIGSSAFEGTNLEEVIFPDSVETLSSFGKSETLKRIKLPADAYGMSAEAFQSLYALESLEVSEASERYESRDGVLFSDNSDGTWTLEFYPIGKEDLSYTIPEDVSWLASGSFAQSGTEDEAVRNLKYLTIPETVINLNGFLQAGNGYSVYTELTLRGYEGSAAHQYYLENFIFSDQIKWETIGEDGEDEKRDFTLKVDNNSFQHLGVGTKESGFWGTDGIELTDEDYQKLFRHEMEDGVRDYLRNYINGDVKWKGSCHGIATVIGRVFNQDMTVAEVSDSGRSCVYDLDQPYEDQEYLSAISYYQLMQYVDDPGIHELASVYHKRPGMIGSLLDFLKGTDSGEMSSPAEFENFFDTMRSSLDEGKILLLRSPSHTVLVTGYETTNQGYTFQIYDENSVNSEHPEGELYEWKVSKDFMKFSCAGFFTHDGEPFNEKTFGWLSILLPSETDQGHMAEPKEDVTDILIDAMDRFTIRDSKGNTLKSDGKQEVEATMEVEELQTINSTLGDDAQGSLECKFTVPDEETYQISDLGEEAGISLYNDKGYLSLRGTGIRSAKMTPGEGIEIQGEKGGSFTAVIDTDEKVAENETGLISVSGTVKGDGAIKIQTSGETVTINSENDIEDLKLESFVENEALPLKIENSQGGDNLKAGEAVAVKATDFGKQDDSNDPNGDETNSGDAGSNNPGKGNPSEENHTPDTGDVRAGRYLFGFLISGMVICGTIYLKKRVQWKQR from the coding sequence ATGATGAGAGGGAGAAAATGGCGTGGCTGCCTGGGAATTTTTGTGCTGACCGCAGCGCTTTGGTGTTTGGCGGTTCCTGTAATGGCCGGGCCTGATACGGAAGAGGCAGTTGATGTTGAGCCGGGATCCACAACGGAGATGGAACCGGATCAGACGTATCAGATTTCTAGTCCGGCAGAAACTATGACTTCTTACATTTTTAAGTTTACCCCTCAGGAAGACGGCGGATATTATCTGGAATATGACGGCGAGATCAATGGTTATGAACTGGGACTGGAGTACTATGTGACGGACGGGGAAGAAAATCTTCTTGCCGGCGGTAATGGCTCCGGATACTATATGCTGAAGGCGGGAGAGACTTATGTGTTCGATATGGATGCAATCCCTAACTACCGGGGGGCGGCCGCCGCAGGCCAACTGACCATGACGAAAGAGTATGATTGGAACGAGTGTGTCTATGTAGACGGAAATCAAATCGCCACAGAACTCGCTCAGAATTTCAAGATTCTATACCTCCCGGACGGAGTGAGGGGGATGAAAGACAATTCATACGTTTATGGGATCTATACGCTGATTCTGCCGGATTCCATTCAAGATCCGGTTGACCATATGGATTTCTGGACCGCTTCCTACCGCTACGAGACAGCAGGGACTTCCGGGCGATATCTGGCGGAGGACGGCGTGCTCTATGATCAAAAGGACAGAATCCTGCGGTATGTTCCTCCTGTGAGAGAGGGGAGCTACACGGTCAAAGATGGTACAAAAGAAATTGGAAGCAGCGCGTTTGAGGGGACAAACCTAGAAGAAGTAATCTTTCCGGATTCTGTGGAAACTCTCTCAAGCTTTGGGAAGAGCGAGACGCTGAAAAGAATTAAGCTTCCGGCTGATGCTTATGGAATGAGCGCAGAAGCTTTCCAAAGCCTATATGCCCTTGAGTCCCTTGAGGTCTCGGAGGCAAGCGAGAGATACGAGAGCAGGGACGGCGTGCTTTTCAGCGACAATTCTGACGGCACATGGACGCTGGAATTTTATCCCATCGGGAAGGAAGACCTCTCTTACACGATCCCAGAGGATGTGAGCTGGCTGGCCTCGGGATCTTTCGCGCAAAGCGGTACGGAAGATGAGGCGGTACGGAACCTGAAATATCTTACGATTCCGGAGACGGTCATAAACTTGAATGGGTTTCTTCAGGCCGGAAACGGCTACAGCGTCTATACAGAGCTGACACTTAGAGGCTATGAAGGCTCGGCAGCCCATCAATATTACCTGGAGAATTTTATTTTCAGCGACCAGATCAAGTGGGAGACGATCGGAGAAGACGGAGAAGATGAGAAACGGGACTTTACGCTTAAAGTCGATAATAACAGTTTCCAGCATTTGGGAGTGGGAACGAAGGAAAGCGGATTCTGGGGCACAGACGGGATTGAACTGACGGATGAGGATTACCAGAAATTATTCCGCCATGAGATGGAGGATGGCGTACGCGACTATTTGAGAAACTACATCAATGGCGATGTGAAATGGAAAGGATCCTGCCATGGGATCGCCACGGTCATCGGGCGAGTGTTTAACCAGGATATGACGGTCGCGGAGGTTTCGGACAGCGGAAGATCCTGCGTTTATGATCTGGATCAGCCCTATGAGGATCAGGAGTATCTGTCTGCTATCAGTTATTATCAGTTGATGCAGTATGTGGATGATCCGGGGATTCATGAACTGGCTTCGGTTTATCACAAAAGGCCCGGTATGATAGGAAGTCTTTTAGATTTTCTGAAAGGGACAGATTCGGGAGAGATGTCTTCTCCGGCGGAATTTGAGAATTTTTTTGATACGATGAGATCTTCTCTGGACGAAGGGAAGATTTTACTCCTCCGCAGTCCCAGCCACACTGTTTTGGTGACGGGTTATGAGACAACAAACCAGGGTTATACTTTTCAGATTTATGATGAAAACAGCGTGAACAGCGAACATCCAGAAGGTGAACTTTATGAATGGAAGGTAAGCAAGGATTTTATGAAGTTTAGCTGCGCCGGCTTTTTCACACATGATGGGGAACCCTTTAATGAAAAAACCTTCGGATGGCTTTCCATTTTACTGCCTTCTGAGACGGACCAGGGCCATATGGCGGAGCCCAAAGAGGATGTGACCGATATCCTGATCGATGCGATGGACCGCTTTACAATCCGGGATTCAAAGGGAAATACCTTGAAAAGTGACGGAAAACAGGAAGTGGAAGCGACCATGGAGGTGGAAGAGCTTCAGACGATCAATTCCACCCTGGGAGATGACGCGCAGGGGTCTTTGGAGTGTAAATTTACGGTGCCGGATGAGGAGACCTACCAGATTTCTGACCTGGGAGAAGAGGCCGGGATTTCCCTCTACAATGACAAGGGATACCTGTCGCTTCGCGGAACTGGGATCAGATCCGCGAAGATGACGCCGGGAGAAGGCATTGAGATTCAAGGGGAAAAGGGCGGTTCTTTTACGGCTGTTATCGACACTGACGAGAAGGTCGCAGAAAATGAGACCGGACTTATTTCTGTTTCCGGTACGGTAAAAGGAGATGGAGCGATCAAAATCCAGACTTCCGGTGAGACAGTGACGATTAATTCGGAAAATGATATAGAGGATCTGAAATTGGAATCCTTTGTGGAGAATGAAGCGCTTCCGCTGAAGATAGAAAACAGCCAGGGAGGCGATAATCTGAAAGCAGGTGAAGCGGTTGCTGTAAAGGCGACTGATTTTGGAAAACAGGATGATTCAAACGACCCCAATGGGGATGAAACGAACTCTGGAGATGCGGGATCAAACAATCCGGGAAAAGGAAATCCAAGCGAAGAGAATCACACGCCGGATACAGGAGATGTCAGAGCAGGCAGATATCTATTTGGCTTTTTGATATCAGGAATGGTAATCTGTGGGACAATATACTTGAAGAAAAGGGTTCAATGGAAACAAAGATAG